The sequence below is a genomic window from Haematobia irritans isolate KBUSLIRL chromosome 3, ASM5000362v1, whole genome shotgun sequence.
tttctaacagtgtatgtatCGTTCATCTCGATTACCTTGATCTGGGTATATGTCATGAGTAAGGTTTCCGTTGACCATTTTTTACTTCTCAATTAATACGATCCCATTCAATGTTAGCAAATGAAAACTACATGCATTAGTGTTCATAGAATAGAGAATAATATTTGTGCTCGTACACATgaatggcaacattttctagtgATTCTAATAACAAAAACAGCAAACAAATTACTAAAAGTTCTCTTCATGTTATCCTTGTTAGCTTAACTGCAGAATAGGCTTAATGAACTTCGTCGGTAAAGTTTACAGTAAAATGGAACGATTTGAGAATGTctaattaagttaaaattttaaaatttaattccctACAGCGTAttgaataaaactttcaattttaattttccgaTTCTATTTTATTGGATTTGcattaaatgtaattaattccatagtttatgtagaaataatgtCTAATTGGAGTGGCACTAAACCTAATccctttatccgatttacgaacTTGGTAGTCTTGAAATTCATTGGAAACATCTGATCCACTCCATATAAGTAATTATATCCAACACCATTATTTGTAAGTTAGcttggaattattatatattatgccaagtcaggactatatGGCGGATAATCCATCAAATCGACGTTTTGAGGGCTCGAAACTGGAATTGTTTGAGCCGATGTGTGAGAGCTGGCATAGTCGTGATGAAGAGTGATCCGTCTTCGGCGGTTGATTTTCCTGAGTTCTTGCAAGGCAACTAgcaaacaaatggttgtgtaCCACTCAAAATGTTTCTATGACATCGACAGATGGTGGGATCCAacgtgaacaaaatttttgaaggtaAATATTCATGCTATATTGAACGTATGCTGCTCccactaatgcctaaggttgTCCCAATCTCACGAGAGGTCATATGAAGGTTTTGCAATATTAGTTGGCACTGCATGATATGGTTTCCGCAACAACAACTGAATTTGAACGttcttcacgaaattcgtcttggagtgaactacgacccCGGTTGAATTCATCATACCTTCGATAAACACTGGTCGTTGACGGAGCttcatcgcaaaaaaaaaaccgaacgATGTTCGTtgctctaaaatttcgtttgcctGTAGTGAATGTTATATGGGCATTGATCCATCTTGATACCATTCGATATAATCCATTTAATCATCATAATAATAGGAATTAATAATTCATTATAGTTTGTCTGAGTACACTCAAGATCATAATTcttttttagacaaacaaataacgTTTCCCATTTACTTTTCGCAATAAGGAAGTTCGTTTGGAAGAAAGTATACACTTTCTATGACAAACGTTGATTCTTTTGCaggatgtaaaaataatttcattttttcttttctggTTACTTGCAtcatccctcacatctttcgcaCTCcgcgagtttttttagttcttagtacCTTTCTCTACAGTACAAACAAAATAgaagaaattatgcaatttaaTAATTGTACCTTTCGTCTGTACGGAGAATccaaccgcggaccatacatgTAAGCCTACACACTATCCGCTGAGCTACATAGCTGTTATTGTTATCAACAGACatttatcgctatagccatcagcGCACAAGCAACGTATACTGTCGAGCAGctatatttataaagcatagttttctgcgcccacgagccgatgtaaatAAACTTTAGTGAGCAGAAACATACTTTTGCtggccaccgtggagcaatatttagtatgctcgccttgcatataaaaggtcgtgggttcaatccctgcttcgaccgaacaccaaaatgttttttgtttgttttggaaacgaaaataatgtaattagaaatagaaatagagaaataaaataaaataggaaataatattttgtaacaatttttttttgagataaaaGTTTTCCATGCGTGtaccgtttggaaaacgtgtattcATTATTGctatttttctttgcgtgtgttcATCATTgctatttttcatatttgtcaTTTTATTCCTTCTATGTAGTTCTCTTAGGGTAACTGTAATTCTACATTGTATACATTTTATGACTACGAAATGTTATTTAAATAGAATATGGAATTATATTCACGACAATTCCatattctatttaaataaaaagtcaGTATATATGTGTAAGAGGCAGGTTTCTCAAGATCGTAGTTAAGGAGTTCTTATTCAGTTCTTATATCGCAGCAGTTTTTGGAGCTCCGTTCCGGTAAAGAGCTGGGCGTTTTAGACAACCAGAACTACTGGCGTTTCATCCAACTCGTTTTTAGGTGGTACGTTTGTAACATCAGCtaattggatggaaaaataagaaaacaaataattgaattaaagaaataagtGTGTAGTGACTTAATATAAGCAAAAAAAGTTATATCATTCGGAAAGGTCAACTTCATATGTGAATGGACTTGTTTTATACCACAAAATTCGTTAAAAATATTACCAGGATATACAAGTGAATTTAGTTTCTCATAATTATGCAAACGTTATAGCAAATTCTTTTGTTGTAAAGGAAGATAAATAGtctcattataaaaaaaatcctttttgtcttcaatcacgaaattaattgatcctattaatttttaatttgtagaaTATACAGATCCGTGTGCAAGGTTCAAATGTAtacataaaaatgcttcaatgaGAATATGGTATAAGATTCATTTTGtagaacaaaatattattgttttatCGGTAGACGCAGAGAATAAATAATTCATatcgagaaattaaatttggaaagtATGGACTTGGATAGGGGATCTCAAAACATACCTTTAACTGTGTAATCGCTGTCTGTAAATGTGTAGTAGATAGTCAAGTATTTATTGCTATTAATTGGAAGCGAATAATAACCCTGGGTTGCCTTTATTTCTTGACTTCCAGGTGTTGTTTGCTCTTTGCCCATTCTTTGATACAGTAAAAGTCCATTACTCAAACGAGCACTGAAACGAACGTGAATACAATaagtgaacatttcttaaaacttATGAAAGTGTATTACACTTACGTGACTTCCTTTTCCCCTTTTATGGTCTGGGAAAGTTTTTGTGCTAAAACATCCaaattatctaccatttttccaCTCAAAGGAAGTAAACTATCACACTGACATTTGGAAATTTGACCCAAAGGACATTGTGTTGTTTGTGTTTGTGATAATCCTAAACCTGGAAGAAAGCCTCCTAGATTTCCCAGTCCTCCAAGGTTCCCCAAATTGCCCAAGTTACCCAAGGGAAGTAATGATTGTAGACCATTGAATACTCCTCCCAGAAGACCAGCAGGTATTAATGCTCCTATAATCGGTAGcccctgttgttgttgttgttgattcttGGCCGGCATTTGATCATAGAGGATAGGTGACGATATGGACATTTGTCTCCTTATACGTTCATGATTTTCGGTTGGTGTACTTCCAATGATAGCCACCAAAAGGACGAAAACTCCAAGTACTCTATAGCACggtgacattttttttgtttgttcaagCTTCTTATCTTACTGGTTCCCATCCAGTCCGGTCTTATGGTTTATATATACTGCTGAAATAAATTCCTACCAAATCCCCCAAATGGGAATTCGGATTAGTCCGTTTtacgatagtttttttttatgatgatTATTTTATATTCGCATTGCAGATGATACGGTGACATGGCGATATCGCCTCCTTAACTCTGGCGATTGATAATGATTTCAAATCTTCCTCTGATTGAATGTTATTGTCGCGCGAGCTGGGATTGCTCCATAAAAGTTTAAGTATCGTTTAATGGCCAACGAGTTCACACAACCCACCACCCAAACATTGTGCACTTGGTGATGGCGAAGACCAGCGAAGTGTTTGCCTCGAACATATGCTGCTTTTGGCATCCAACTGCTCCAATATAAATTGATATTGTTTCATTGAAAttgcaagaaaatatttttatttggaagCCCTTCCTTAGAAATCCATAACAAAGGAATCACAGTAATAATACTTGATAAACaatgataaaaacaaaaaaataagaaaaacaacaGCAATAATAATAAGAAGAAAGGCAGAGATGAACAACATAATCAGCATGAGCTGCAGcagttcgtttcgcaaaaaaggataaagaacttttgccaaaatatgggtcaccacactgtggaagatttttcacttttgattCTAAAATACTTTgagattatttttattattaagtgGTACGGTTTTAAACCGTAGTattgtaagagagaagttcaccactgtggtatcacaatggactgaatagtctatgtgagactgatacatcgggctgccacataacctaacctatatcacaatggactgaatagtctaagtgagcctgaaatttaatcgcacagaaaaaaagtgtctcgtaaatttaagaagatttttacaataatttattacaagaattttccagaattttagttcatttttcgtatcttcaacgaaaattaactactcgaaaggaaattttacaaattctaagtagcaatcgtttagttcatggcctacaaaatacgatggaaatttccttaaaaaatttcttaactggtagttaaaaattcgtttgtcatgctataaaactacttgtgaaatgtaaagtattttctaaataataagtgcaatttactataagatttttttgtatgagaaaatatttttttacgaaaaattaacttgaaagtggatagcaatttcttactgacaattcctatagttaataattgttggtaaaaaattacccaatgaaatatttttagttcacatgaaattaaatttatagacaatttcgtcaaaaatggtagataacatttcatgaaaattttgcaaattttaagttaaacgtttcatcgttcataaactggtgtgcctttacgaatattattcttagagtaaattgtcagcagatgcgatgaactaatgcatagtacagagatctttatcggaatagtggaatgtgattaatgtaaagatgatgttacttgagttttgttgtgtatacatgagcgtggggttgtttatatttttgttcatttagtggtttgtgtgtgggtgtttgttattcgtggatggtttatttggctggatgaggtgttgttttcaataaaggcacatgtgtttttgttgttgtagggatgttttggctttgcttggttttgtttgacaTGCTTCAGTTGCATAGTTGTcgttggcgtgggttgttgcatcttttaagcaggtatgcaacggaaatataaaggcatggaatattttgtatttttgagacatatattggtgtttgtttattaaaccttttaaatgaaagttattaatattttaacggtagtttagaaaaatgttattaagaatatttaggaaaatatgttgaaattgaaagtgtattgaattttttattattcaatgtaaaaaaataatattcaattccagatgaatttggaaaatttttgtaatatctcagcgtatagtttagtcataaatttgtaagtattttttaatatggatttcttttaaaaataatattttttatgtatattattatttgttaattaatttttttggataccagtttaatgtttttctttgttgtaaaagcaatatttaatttcagagcaactccagatggattcgaacaaatttaaaaagtagagaattggtaagtttacaaattggctttctgtcaactagaatatttaccttattttagtatttttttaatcaatttttgttaaaccaatgtaatatttttaatgtaaaaaacaaatatttaatttcagaataaccccttaaaaatttggaaaaatttttagtactaaagGAGTAAGgagcttgtaatttaatagtgaattggtaaggattctttgactttcttttaaccctggacagtcatccttattttttgtacattaacgtcatccttcgtcattttgactacggctcatttcaagacgctatcattttcatcgtgagcgaaaaagtggaccaaacttgagtttattttcttattcaatttggttttaagtagtataaagcaaaaattcataaaacggtcgaattagtataatttaaatttaccatttcccaatagactaaaatgcattttaaatcgaaaatgaaatgtcattttgacgaatgatgactgtctagggttaaccagaatatttggttttttttcatccatattattattttttccattagattttttagaaacctatttaataattgtatttaatgtaaaaaaaatatttaatttcagagtaacccaaatatatttcccctcagcgtacaatttaatagagaattggtaagttttatattaaaactttggctttctttcaactagaatatttattttattatatccttcacatcgataacaacacagttttatgagtttatatagaatacttcattacttctctaattgtttcaggtataaattttatgagatacgttttccaaagaaaagttgaattccttacaccatttgataaaatgcctccaaatatggtaagttacaagctaaaatgatgaattaaaaaactatatttcattacatggtgttaatttttaacaagtttcattattgcttccattttttccaacaagatatgtgaaaaaattacctacgatgaataaaaaaaggataagtcaaaatgtccaaacagcgagttaaaataaactactttcttgttccacgtgatcataatttttattcaaaaaaaaaaaaaaaacattgtattaagaactttcatcataagtttttataataaagtacttttgcttaaagaaagtttaattttaacgtatgaaaatgttcataatagtaaaacgatttgttgttcctttaattatttaatttctctgtactgtggaatgattgatttaaaaatagtttagtcgtcgacattttaaagagactgttaaccaatttttattatcgggtttcccaaaaaataagcaagtaaaccaaaataatactgacttgttaacttggtaggggtatataaatcttatggcattgtaaaaatgaactaaaatacaatgttatagatgaactaaaatttaagagaattataaactagacaagttgaaaaaaatcttaagggctaaatcatggtcaatattactacagtttagttcattttgcaatggaaaagggttcactgtttttcagtgctgactgccacataacctaacctatggtatggcatgtccgccttgcatgctcaTAGGTTCATTCTCAGTTTCGATCAAACTCCCATAAGttttcagtaatgttggtgacatttctgagtgtttcaaacctTATCTAAtggtgtcgccaaaaaagttgtgaaaatattttttttggatccgaaagtggtggaaaattgccgcagaagcgatgaatttaacacgggcttgtgataggacggatgcccaccatttcaacgGCTGTGCACTAAATtggcatcactttttaaggtgtgatccgaattcactgttttgggtgtgaatttaaaaattttgagatattttgccaaataaataacttttatattttgtatgatttttaatacaacCCAACGCATGCTCAAaatgtttgacttcaaatattttcaaaaattcgcaagatTTAGCAAtagatttagtatttttttctgataaaatttaaataatttgcaccattttattaatttttactctgCTTTAAACCTATTTGAAGaaaaacaagttaaaattacacattaaaatatgaaacccattaaaatatggaaaaagttatgaaatattgttttcaaagaatttcctgtgtagttaaaataaagaacatctttgggaggacatttttggaagtgcttttaaagttgtatcTATACAacgatttccaaatttttttgctggggttttcttttctaaaaagtATGTCTTAACAGaatgtatatttttaaaatgctgccagaaactaaaaaaaaatgattcaaagGAGCAAAAAGGGTGAacggaaatgaaaaaaatatataaacaatataagcatcacgcacagaaaaaacatgtttggacatggttgccgcatccatttaatgcttatttagagtatgtaattgtcgcgaaaaccatgtattttgtctttgtaaaaataattttcgagcggagaaaaatatatgttggcaataagcatttaaatggttctcaaatgccgcaaacatgttctattatttaaatgatagaatttgagaccattatatggtcaggaaaatcatgtatctgaccattcaatttttttacttttttgcagagaaaaaagtatttttatagtttacgtatagacatgtctacaaccattacatggccataaagaccatgtacattgttttcgtgaccatttaattttttaattttttgcagcgacaagaattttttaaaaacattgagcaggtacacacgattttcattttgcgcgtcagtcgtgtgttgattgtttcttggaatggacggagaatacggaattattgtgttttgtcttaatttatttattcagaaatggcacgtggttttatgtgaatacaaaaaaggaaagtgtaattgaaaaaaatatacctggtttttgttctgcattttgatatatggtataatttatttttatttgcagttacatgatgtctgcgtttgtacatttgatgggcacgaagtaaatatggaatgattacttattgttgaaattgaaccaaactagagtgtgtaaaaatatgtgaagtttgcttgcacgacattataaatacaaataaacaatgaattaatttataaataaataaaaacaaataaataaagttgattttgagttttcttttctcaagtggcgtccttttttcgacgacgaaaaaagttttttcataaaaatcaaaacattttaggttgtgaccatgttcttttaactagaagaaaaacatttttgacgaataacataacattttagatcgtgaccattgtcttttaatggaaacaaaattctttttatcaatataataacattttagatgaggacaattgtatttttcttagaaccatgttcactgagccaacattgttgcaggttaaaatgttacatggtcgccgcaaaaatagctgctatcatattattttgctcttcgaatatgattgtggcaatcatgtttcttctctgcgtgatcATTCATTTATTCAAATCACTATCAACAGCATATGCAACTCAGTTTtttagggcaatcgcagcactctcgtttcccCCAATTTGCCACTGAAAATTCACTCAATTTGCCACTGTGCCGGATACAATTTTTAAACTCctgtatttctttctctatataaAGACGTTTCAAAAATACTGGCAtatattttatagcaaattccaAGTCAATCGAGAAACGTATCGGTTccgttttcaaatattttctggagatttccattattttacttgtccTTCCTTGTGGTGTTTTATACTCGATTGTATTGGTTTGACGtatttggaaaacaaaaatgtttctatttttattcaaaattttcgatttttatgaAGCTCCGGAGTGATTAGAGATTGGTATTACATGGCTAATATCTCTAATATCTACATCGATATGTTTTATCGCCGAATTTCCAAAGACTTTAGTGAAGATTCGGCAGGGGTACTTATTTTTGGTCTTATAttcaaatttcttatggaaattacatacgagaattattcttcccaaattcAACTTCTTgttcaataagctcgaatagatattgtaataatatgtatgactatatttttattttccatctTTTGCAAATAAATTCAGTTGTTAATATAAATAACTGTAGTCTTCCACTGTGCACCTGACCAAGACGAATTCATCCACTGGGATAAAGAGCAAATGAGAAGAGAGTGACTGCAAATATGTCTTTGAAGTTTGATGTAAACAAAGCAGTTGTAAGCCGCCGCCAACAAGACAAAGAACAAATGACACCATGACAAACAAGTTAATATCGTCGTTCCGGACCAAATAGCACACAAAACTACGGTAGCCTTACCAAAGCAGAGAACAGTTGCAGTCATGACCATggaattgtttttgtttgtttgtttttctttcggCGCATATAAATACCTGTACAGCCCCACACAAGGGTCGTTCTTAAGGACAGTACTCGCTCCGCATTTGCATACCGAGGGCCAGAGCACCATACAACATTCTAAGGATGATGAGCTTATTTTCGAAAACCCTAGTGCTGATAATAGTGATACACATTGCAACTATGGCATCGTCCAAGCCCTTGGAAGAGGTACTATCTATGAGTCCACACAATTACCATTTGATATTGCTGTCGTTGTAAACAACAGCTGGAGGAAGTAGAAAATTCAATTCTACtttgtatttttgttctttGGTTTATTGGAATCTCAAATATTCAACGGACATACTCTgttggttgttgtttttttatttcagatgcCAGAGCGGATGGGAGACAGCCAACCTACATACGAGTATCAACTTATTGTTTGGCCAACGGATCTGGATGATTATGTTGATGTGATTGACGACGAGCCAGTGCAGGAAGTTAAACCTACGGTGACTATAGTTGAGGATCCTGTGGTAGTTATGCCAAGTATGGACGATGAAAAAGATGAAGAAATGGAAACAGTTCCTTCAGTAGACAAtgtggagattttgcaaaattaccaTAAAACCTATCAAAATGGAAGTGCCGAGTATATGTAAGTCTTGTATATTGGGGGGAAAAAGAGTTTAGTCCAGATAGTATTAATATCCTTCGTAATTCTATTAAGGCTGGTACTCAGTAATGGCATGGTGAACTATCAACGTATAGACCTAAAGAAAATCAAATCTGAACTAAAACCTGTACAAGAGGGATACTACACGGTACCGCTAGAAGGCAATCCCACCACCTTCCAAACCACATATTATCATGCTGATGAGAAGGGCTATCATGTTTACAGAAGTAGGCATTTATCTGttgtagcttatttagatttaaCTCTTGGAAATTAATTCGTTGTTTTTTCGTTTCGTTACAGCTGAACTGAGTACCCGTAATCCCTCTGTTGCAATTAAATACgatgacaaagttgatatacaGTGATTACTttacaattaataaattattatgaTAA
It includes:
- the LOC142230465 gene encoding uncharacterized protein LOC142230465 is translated as MSPCYRVLGVFVLLVAIIGSTPTENHERIRRQMSISSPILYDQMPAKNQQQQQQGLPIIGALIPAGLLGGVFNGLQSLLPLGNLGNLGNLGGLGNLGGFLPGLGLSQTQTTQCPLGQISKCQCDSLLPLSGKMVDNLDVLAQKLSQTIKGEKEVTARLSNGLLLYQRMGKEQTTPGSQEIKATQGYYSLPINSNKYLTIYYTFTDSDYTVKADVTNVPPKNELDETPVVLVV
- the LOC142230335 gene encoding uncharacterized protein LOC142230335, which gives rise to MMSLFSKTLVLIIVIHIATMASSKPLEEMPERMGDSQPTYEYQLIVWPTDLDDYVDVIDDEPVQEVKPTVTIVEDPVVVMPSMDDEKDEEMETVPSVDNVEILQNYHKTYQNGSAEYMLVLSNGMVNYQRIDLKKIKSELKPVQEGYYTVPLEGNPTTFQTTYYHADEKGYHVYRTELSTRNPSVAIKYDDKVDIQ